A genomic segment from Vicia villosa cultivar HV-30 ecotype Madison, WI unplaced genomic scaffold, Vvil1.0 ctg.000402F_1_1, whole genome shotgun sequence encodes:
- the LOC131627803 gene encoding protein BPS1, chloroplastic-like — MSLSQDPPRSFFPFGNPFRMISPKGSKLSPQLLAVLGAFEESLEERLKKLIPKNKDEVASLSWMTSALQALCESHNDIKTLMTDLELPVTDWDEKWIDVYLDISVKLLDMCNAFSSELSRLNQSRLLLQCTLHHLGSSSSDQLFRACSSLDGWSQHMSSKNPRIEKCGSILDNLVESSDMPKVKKSAKGKVLMEAIYGVKVLTVFVCSVFATAFSGSTKNLMDMDVADHYSWAPAFKVLQNLINENIRVRFSSGRFTVLNELEAVDLSVRELYPNIQGLVHTIEKESHAKTVEKLGRAMENFSQGLDLLAKEVDGFFQVVLSGRDALLANLRSVTFGNDHILGDKSDAQVVN, encoded by the coding sequence ATGAGTCTTTCACAGGATCCACCCAGATCATTTTTCCCCTTTGGAAATCCTTTCCGGATGATATCACCTAAAGGCTCTAAGTTATCTCCGCAACTACTGGCAGTATTGGGTGCTTTTGAGGAATCTCTGGAAGAGAGGCTGAAAAAGCTTATTCCTAAAAACAAGGATGAAGTCGCCAGTTTGTCGTGGATGACTTCGGCTTTGCAGGCACTTTGTGAAAGTCACAATGACATTAAAACCCTCATGACAGACCTTGAGCTTCCCGTGACTGATTGGGATGAGAAATGGATAGATGTGTACTTGGACATTAGTGTGAAGTTGCTGGATATGTGCAATGCATTTAGCTCTGAGTTATCACGTCTAAACCAGAGCCGCCTTTTACTTCAGTGCACGTTGCACCATTTAGGCTCTTCCTCGTCCGATCAACTTTTTCGGGCATGCTCTTCACTTGATGGTTGGAGCCAACATATGAGTTCTAAAAACCCTAGAATCGAAAAATGTGGCAGCATTTTGGATAATCTGGTTGAGTCATCTGATATGCCAAAGGTTAAAAAGTCAGCAAAAGGTAAGGTTTTGATGGAAGCTATATATGGAGTAAAGGTGCTGACAGTATTTGTGTGCAGTGTGTTTGCTACTGCTTTTTCAGGCTCTACAAAGAACTTGATGGATATGGATGTGGCCGATCATTATTCCTGGGCTCCCGCTTTTAAAGTTCTGCAGAATCTTATTaatgaaaatattagagttagatTTTCAAGTGGGAGATTTACTGTATTGAATGAGCTGGAAGCAGTTGATTTGTCTGTGAGGGAATTATACCCTAATATCCAAGGTCTTGTACATACAATTGAGAAAGAATCACATGCAAAAACCGTTGAGAAATTAGGCAGAGCAATGGAGAATTTCTCTCAAGGACTAGATCTTCTTGCAAAGGAGGTGGATGGCTTTTTTCAAGTGGTTTTGTCTGGCCGTGATGCCTTGCTAGCTAATCTGAGGTCGGTTACTTTCGGCAATGACCATATCTTGGGAGATAAAAGTGATGCACAAGTGGTCAATTGA